TTGGTGAAGCAGTTGAGTCTAACTATACTATTGCATTTAACTCAACGAGATTTGTAGAAGGCCCACGAGGGATACTACCATATCCTTCACTAGAGACGGGGAAGAATCAGGATCTCCTTTTCAAAAGCAATGTTCCAATGGTTGGAATGGGGCTCATTTCAATAGGTTTTCCAGCAGATGAAGTTAAAAATCAGTTTTCTCATCTAGATTTTCATGGCAGTCACTTGCACCTAGCTTCGAATGATGGCCAAGTACTTTTTGAGAAAGAGCTTGCTGATACTCAAATTTTTGTGTACAACGGAACATATTCACTGAAGTTGAAGAAACAAAATGGTGCTTACGAAGATGTAGTCAGTAATGTTTCTTGCAAGTTGGAGGATGATGCTGATCTAGAGCATTTGGATGTGAAGATCAATGAAAAGAAGCACAAATTTTATTGCTCAACTGTTGACATTGCAGGAATTGATTCAGTAAGTCCTTAATAATGCTAAATCCGTGAAAAATACTGTAGGATTCTTTAGAAATTGACTAATTCTAACAACTAAGCATGAAGTTAGCACATACATTGCTCACAACACCATTGGGTATTTAAGCATCTTACCGTATTTATTGCATCCACTTTTTCTTGAATTGCAAAGTCACAGTCATATGATCGATGCATACGTGACTGATTAGATCATGGAAAGAACTATAGCTAAAAATGACAAAAGAAGTCGAAGCAACGCCATTGACTACAAGTGCTCATGCTAATTGCAGACTTCTAATTGCTCATACAAGTTTTAGTTCAACAATGAATAAATAGTGACTAATAAGAGCGTTTTGCTTCATGTTACAAAATAGGATGTCTACCCTTTTTAGGTTCATGCAATTTTACAGAATTTGAAATGTCTCCCTAATGCTTATTCTTGATGTTGTTTACCTTTATATATGAAATACAACTATCCTGCAGTATGCTTATCTGAATTAATCATGTgagaatttttttcattttaccaGAAACCAAATTCTGATGAGATCTAATAGGCAGTCCCCTGATTATCTAAAACCAATATTGTCCGAAAGAACTGGATGAATTACTCTGCTTAACAGAATGATATAATAGCCTTACACTCAGTATGTCTATCTTTTTTAGTAGTTTTATATCCATGATTGCAGACCATCATAGGGATTCGTCGTCCTTAACCGTCAGCCTATCATCCTGGCATACTTGATTGGAGCATAAACACTTTATACGACATTGGAAATGCCTTTTGCTTTTAACTACTAATAGTAACAAGTTGAACTAAATCAACTGGATAATCAAATGTGTCTTAATTTGTATTTTAGGTATATGTATTGGCTTTTCCGGAAGATGGAAACGAAGCTGCTGCCCATAAAAGCAGCATGCTAGCCATCATGCTTCTTGTTCTTACGCTTGTGGGATCAGTTGTCTCGCTTTGCCTCTTCATTTTTTTGATCCTGAAAGCTGCACGAAGAGAGATAGTTTTGTGCGATGCACTCGTAAAACaaaaagaatcaactcaacAAGCTGAGCGCAAAAGCATGAGCAAGACGAATGCCTTTGCTACATATAGTCATGATCTACGTGCTTCCTTGACAGCTATAACTTGCTTGATAGAGCTTTGTCGTGAAGATGTCGTCCCAAATTCTCAGTTGGCAGCCAACTTGTCACAACTAGATACATATGTACACGATCTATTAGGTAACCATTCTGTTTTTCAATTCATAATGGACTAATCAAGTTAGAAGTCTAGAGAAGTTGAAGTGAATATTGATAATATGTTGGGGCTGGATGAGTACTCATTCAATTTCTGGTTCACTTCACTCTAGCCTGCAAGATATTTGTTTCTCATAAATGTGGACATGCATTTTCTCAATTTCTTTCAACATGTATGCAGTCATAATTTCTCTTTGTCCTTTGGCAATTGTTGTAGGTCTACTAAATACAGTTCTTGATAAAAGTAAAACTGAAGCTGGTAAGACAGAACTTGTAGAAGAAGAGTTTAACCTGGAACAGGTCCTTGAAGACGTTGTTGATATGTACTATCCTGTTGGCGTTAAGAAAGGGATAGATGTCatatttgaccaatgtgatttctCAATTATAAAGTTTCGCCATGTCAGGGGTGATAGAAGAAGGCTCAAAGAGATACTAGAGAATTTGCTAAGTAATGCTATAAAGTTTACGACAGAAGGCCATGTTGTTGTTCGCTGTATAGCAAGGAAAACAAGTAAAGAGAATGCTATAATTGCTTCTAACCGCAGAAGCACATTAAATTGTCTCTCAAGGTTGTGTTACAAGAACAGTGGAAGCCTACATTCGCTTGATGACATCCATACAGTTCATGAAAATCCTAATTGTATGGAATTCGTGTTCGAGGTGGATGACACGGGCTGTGGGATTCCAAAGGAGAGGCGAAAATCTGTGTTTGAAAACTATGTTCAGATTACAGTCGCTGCTGCTGGACAACAAGGATGGGGTCTAGGACTCGGCATCGTTCAGTCTTTGGTAAGAAATTGCATTGGCTGTCTTTACTTCATCATTTAGTTTAGTAGCTGTTTCATCAACTGAATCAtcaaattagaaaaataaaaatattgtcATGGGATGATCCTTGTGCCGTCTTTATTCTTAGAAATTATTGAGTATAACACAGTGCTGATGGCTTAGGTACGTTTAATGGGGGGAGAAATCAGAATCGTTGACaaagaaaatggagaaaaagGAACCTGCTTTAGGTTCAGTGTCTTTTTGACAGTATGCAATCCGGTGTCCACTGTCATGGATGAAGATGGAAACCATATGCAAAATGGAGTTTCTTCAAGTGATCTTCTGCATTATTTTGAATTACATATTCGCTATCCCAATACAAGATTGGAGGGATCCCATGTCGTGCTCTTACTTGCAAGTAAAGAGCGCAGAAAGATTTCCAAGAGAGCAATTGAGAATATTGGCATAAAAGTAACAGTTGCAGAGACAGATAAAGATCTAAGACGTATTCTatataagataaaggaaaaGATGGACCATTTCCAGCTTAATCTGCATGAGAAATCCGAATCTAGTCCGCCTGACTACCTGTCCGCGTCCAGCAATTCTAATTCAGGATTGAATGAAGGGCATTCAGGTGCTACAGATGGACATGAAGCTCATCTCCCCCAAAGAAAAAGCTTCAACTCcaaagctgtccaaaattttataCTGATCGTGATTGATGCGGCTATTGGACCTTCCTTGGAAGCAAGTGCAGCTTTGTCCAGCTTTAAGAGGGAAACACGAAATTTGCAGTGTAAGGTTGTTTACTGGGACAATTCAATTATTCCTAGAAGGAATTCAAGAGACGTGAAAGAGCAAAGGCCACTAATTCCTTGTGACTACATATTAAAGAAACCCTTGCATGGATCAGGTTTATATGGCGTGCTACGACTTCTTCCTGTATTTCATGGTGCATTTCCACCTGAGTCGTTGATCGTTAAAGCTGAAGCAGTTCAAGAAAATGAGGGCTCCTCTGAGACTACTGTACCTCCAAATAGATTGGTTAAATTCTCCAGCAATACTGAGCTTCAAAACGGCAAAATTTCAACAGACGAAAAACAAGAACTCCAGGAGATTGTAATACATGATCCAGCTGCTGACCAAAGCTCTCCAAACCCACTCAAGGGAAAATCTGTATTGGTAGTAGATGATCTCGAGGTATTACGTAGAGTAGCCAGCACGAGGATTTCCAAACTCGGTGCTCGAGTGGAAGTCTGTGAGAATGGGAAGGAGGCTTTCGACAAAGTCTGCAAGGTCCTGAATGATGAGAAGGAAATTAATCAGGAAACTCTCCCATATGATTTCATAATAATGGATTGTGAGGTACTCTCAAGATCCTACTGACTCtgatattttgacatttttttttctgtcacAAATtcggttttttttctttttttggttttcagaTAAGCTGTAACTCTCACATTTTTTCAGGAAAAAACTTTGAACATCATAAATatttgggttaaaaacaaaaaaaccttACGTGGTATACCTAATACACAAAAAAGCTCTcatggtttcaaaacatacaaaacaacacctcatgttttgaactaaattgtaaactaacagaatccggtaaacttaacggaaaATTTAACGGAATCCAGTAAATTTACAGCTAAGACCGtcattttcattaattttaacgaattctattagtttacaatttagttcaaaatatgaggcgtcattttgtatgttttgaaatcacATGGGGCTTTTTATGTATTAGGTATACCATAcagggcttttttgtttttaaccctaaaTATTTTCCATCCTCATAGTTCATTGAAGCTGTCTTtgaaaactaagttattcttgtGATAGTGACCACAAATGTATAGTTCGTACTGCTATATGAAGCTTTTTGATGGTCATGCTTGGAACTTGTTTTTGTTGGTAGATGCCAGTAATGGATGGATATGAAGCAACAAGACTTATAAGGAAGGAAGAGAAAATTCACGGCATCCATATTCCCATATTTGCACTAACAGCCCATGCTATGCCTGAAGAACACAGAAAGATTGTTGACGCTGGAATGGATTTTCATCTGTGCAAGCCATTCGATGCAGACAAACTAATGGATGCCATTAGAGATATTGAGCGCAAATTCAAACATTGACTGTtgaatggtttatttatttatttgtttggattgtatttttttggactttttgtagaaaaattacgataatgatttgatatacgtgaggtaaaaaggtgattgaaaaatgtgcccacgaaaaaatgtagaaatttttctttgaaaatctGCGATCCAAACACACCAAATTTTCTGGTCTTCCTCTCTATGTCTTCGCTTGAAAATAAAGTGGAAGTTCTTGGAGATACTACTCAGTTTTCCGGGACTTTGTTCATCTTTGATTTTGGGTGAAAAATGGAATGTTTGTGCTGGAAGCTGATATGAACTCTTTTACGCCTTTTACAGGGAAAGGAAATAGGAAGAAACCGTTTATACACTACTAGTAATTCCTCGCATTTCTACTTTCAAATCTTTTGCCAGTAAAGGAAATAGGAACAAACGCGTATATATATCCTGGCATTTCTACTCAAAAACTTCTAGTCCAAAGAAATTAGAGTAAGAAACTGGAACAAAGGTTTGTGCTCATGTTGATTTAGGTGGTTCAATATTGTCTTGTTTT
This portion of the Coffea arabica cultivar ET-39 chromosome 2e, Coffea Arabica ET-39 HiFi, whole genome shotgun sequence genome encodes:
- the LOC113729448 gene encoding histidine kinase CKI1-like — translated: MRLPFNRMGRCCCIFTRPLFFLILLGIACYMVMEVCLKINQVEHIIVLQADEARNKTIRDVENATSMLHPLNSSALNLATVLSAKLNGTDLTFPIIQANIAPSLFQALTTIPRVTEVEFMGLDRWEFSYYRNDEQTFAFFSNSSAPSTSYTQPVNRDTGKLFGEAVESNYTIAFNSTRFVEGPRGILPYPSLETGKNQDLLFKSNVPMVGMGLISIGFPADEVKNQFSHLDFHGSHLHLASNDGQVLFEKELADTQIFVYNGTYSLKLKKQNGAYEDVVSNVSCKLEDDADLEHLDVKINEKKHKFYCSTVDIAGIDSVYVLAFPEDGNEAAAHKSSMLAIMLLVLTLVGSVVSLCLFIFLILKAARREIVLCDALVKQKESTQQAERKSMSKTNAFATYSHDLRASLTAITCLIELCREDVVPNSQLAANLSQLDTYVHDLLGLLNTVLDKSKTEAGKTELVEEEFNLEQVLEDVVDMYYPVGVKKGIDVIFDQCDFSIIKFRHVRGDRRRLKEILENLLSNAIKFTTEGHVVVRCIARKTSKENAIIASNRRSTLNCLSRLCYKNSGSLHSLDDIHTVHENPNCMEFVFEVDDTGCGIPKERRKSVFENYVQITVAAAGQQGWGLGLGIVQSLVRLMGGEIRIVDKENGEKGTCFRFSVFLTVCNPVSTVMDEDGNHMQNGVSSSDLLHYFELHIRYPNTRLEGSHVVLLLASKERRKISKRAIENIGIKVTVAETDKDLRRILYKIKEKMDHFQLNLHEKSESSPPDYLSASSNSNSGLNEGHSGATDGHEAHLPQRKSFNSKAVQNFILIVIDAAIGPSLEASAALSSFKRETRNLQCKVVYWDNSIIPRRNSRDVKEQRPLIPCDYILKKPLHGSGLYGVLRLLPVFHGAFPPESLIVKAEAVQENEGSSETTVPPNRLVKFSSNTELQNGKISTDEKQELQEIVIHDPAADQSSPNPLKGKSVLVVDDLEVLRRVASTRISKLGARVEVCENGKEAFDKVCKVLNDEKEINQETLPYDFIIMDCEMPVMDGYEATRLIRKEEKIHGIHIPIFALTAHAMPEEHRKIVDAGMDFHLCKPFDADKLMDAIRDIERKFKH